The nucleotide window AATTGGGGGTGGTCAATCCGTAGTCCGAGACAGCATCAGGGAACCCATCAGACGCGCAACGGCTAGCCGATCCGTACCGCCGCTGAAATGTGACGCCGCGACCCGCTCGCCCCGCATCATGACGACTGGGTCGACGCCATGAAAAAATGCCATTGACGACGGCCTCGCATCATCAATGGCATCGAAACCATCAAGCCGGTCAATCACCGACAAAATGGCTTTATTCGTGAGGGGAGATTATTCCCACTCGATCGTCGCCGGCGGCTTGCCCGAAATGTCGTAAACAACCCGATTCAAACCGCGCACTTCGTTGATGATGCGGTTCGAGACCTTGCCGAGCAGTTCGTGCGGCAGATGCGCCCAGTGTGCCGTCATGAAGTCCTGCGTCTGCACGGCGCGCAGCGCCACGACCCACTCGTACGTGCGGCCGTCGCCCATCACGCCCACGCTCTTGACCGGCAGGAACACCGCGAACGCCTGGCTCGTCAGCTCGTACCACGTCTTGCCGGTGTTCGGCTCGACCGTGTTGCGCAACTCCTCGATGAAGATCGCATCGGCACGACGCAGCAAATCGGCGTAATCGCGTTTCACTTCGCCTAGAATCCGCACGCCCAGGCCCGGACCCGGGAACGGGTGGCGATAGACCATGTCATGCGGCAGACCCAGCGCGACACCCAGCTCGCGCACCTCGTCCTTGAACAGGTCGCGCAGCGGCTCGAGCAGCTTCAGACCCAGTGTCTCCGGCAGACCGCCGACATTGTGGTGACTCTTGATCGTCGTCGCCTTCTTGGTCTTGGCACCACCCGATTCGATCACGTCCGGGTAGATGGTGCCCTGCGCCAGCCACTTCGCATTCTTCAGCTTCTTCGCTTCCGCCTGGAACACTTCCACGAACTCGCGGCCGATGATCTTGCGCTTCTGCTCCGGATCGGTCACGCCCTTCAGATGCCCCATGAACTGCTCGGACGCATCAACGTGCACCACCTTCGCATGCAGACGGCCCTGGAACATCTCCATGACCATCTGACCCTCGTTCAGGCGTAACAGACCGTGATCGACGAATACGCAAGTCAGCTGATCGCCGATGGCCCGGTGAATCAGCGCCGCCGCCACGCTCGAATCGACCCCGCCAGACAGGCCGAGAATCACTTCCTCGTCGCCCACTTGCTCGCGAATCGCCTTCACGGCTTCCTCGATGTGGTCCCGCATGATCCAGTCCGGCTTGGCGCCGGCGATCTCCAGCACGAAACGCTCGAGCAGCTCGCGACCCTTCACCGTGTGCGTGACTTCCGGATGGAATTGCACCGCATAGTAATGACGCTTCACATCGGCCATGCCCGCAATCGGGCAGCTCGGCGTCGATGCCATCAACGCAAAGCCTTCCGGCAACCGCGTGACCTTGTCGCCATGGCTCATCCACACCTTGAGCATGCCGTGCCCTTCAGCCGTGCGGAAGTCCTCGATGCCGTCGAGCAGCGGCGTATGGCCATGGGCGCGCACTTCCGCATACCCGAACTCGCGGTGGTTGCTCGCCTCGACCTGACCGCCCAACTGCACCGTCATCGCAAACATGCCGTAGCAAATCCCCAGCACCGGCACACCCAGATCCCACACCGCCTGCGGCGCGCGAAGATCCTGATCCTCGTACGTGCTCGCATGGCTGCCCGACAGAATGATCGCCTTCGGATTGAACTCGCGAATGAATTCGTCGGAGACGTCGTTCGGGTGAATCTCGCAGTAGACGTGCGCTTCGCGAACGCGGCGTCCGATGAGCTGGGTGACTTGCGAGCCGAAGTCAAGAATGAGGATTTTGTCGTGCATCGTGAGGTACGGATGAAGTGGATTCGTTGGTCGTCGGCGCCGTGTCGGAAGGCACGGGCGTGACAATGCCGGTGGTGCCCGCAGGCGCGACCGGCGTGGGATTGACGGAAGCGGAGCCGCCACGAGGGGGTTGAGGCGTCTCCATGCGCGGCTCGGCGCGCGCGCCCCGGGGCGCGTCGACATCCCGAGGCTCGTAATAATCTCTCGGCGGATCGCGCCGCGTGTCGCTCACGACACCGCCTCGCACTCGCTCTCCCGACTGCTGGGCGGCCTGCACGCGCTCTTTCGTGCGCACGCTCGACGCCAGCTTCACGAGAATGCCGCCTACCACCAGCAGCACAGCCCCGAGCGCCGGCATCAGCAACTTGCCGCCGCCCGTCACCGAAAGTTGGCCGGAAATCAGCCAGCCCAGCACGAACGCACCGGTCACCCAATTGATATGCCCCGTCACTTTCGCGACGGTCGCCGTCAACTGGCCGTTCACGGTGGCGTGCCATTGCAGCCAGGCCACGCCGATGAAGGCCACGCCCAGCGCCTGCGCATAGAGCACGGGCGATGGCGCGGGCACTTCAATGGCCGCATACAGCGATGACCAGAACGACGCAATCAATAGCACGCCAAGTGCCAGATTCAACGCCGCATCGAGGAACAGTACCGTACGCAACATGGCCTTCATGGGCAATTACTCCACGTGGTAGTTGGGGGCTTCCTTCATGATCTGGACATCGTGCACGTGCGATTCGCGCATGCCCGCTGCCGTGATTTGGACGAATTCCGCTTTCTCATGCAGGTCCTGGATCGTCGGGCAGCCCAGATATCCCATCGAGGAACGGATACCGCCGGTCAGTTGGTGAAGGATCGCGTTCACGCTACCCTTGTACGCCACCCGCCCCTCGATGCCTTCGGGCACGAGCTTGTCCGCGTTGTTGGCCGGGTCCTGGAAGTAACGGTCAGCCGCGCCATCCTTCATCGCGCCCACCGACCCCATGCCGCGGTAACTCTTGTACGAACGCCCCTGATACAGGAACACTTCGCCCGGGGCTTCTTCCGTCCCCGAGAACATGCTGCCCATCATGACAGTGTGCGCACCCGCAGCCAGCGCCTTGGCGACGTCGCCCGAGTAGCGAATGCCACCGTCGGCGATCAGCGGAACGCCCGTGTCCTTGAGCGCCTCGGCCACATTGGCGATCGCCGTGATCTGCGGCACGCCGACACCGGCGACGATACGCGTCGTGCAGATCGAGCCCGGACCGATACCGACCTTGACCGCATCCGCCCCATGCTCGACCAGCGCCACGGCAGCACTCGCCGTCGCGATGTTGCCGCCAACGACCTCGATCTGCGGGAAATGCTTCTTGACCCACTGCACGCGGTCGAGCACGCCCTGGCTATGGCCGTGCGCCGTGTCGACCACGATCACGTCGACACCGGCAGCAACCAGCAACTCGACGCGTTCTTCATTCTCAGGACCCACGCCGACGGCGGCGCCAACGCGCAGCTTGCCATGCTCGTCCTTGCTCGCGAGCGGATACTCGGTCGCCTTCGTGATGTCCTTGACCGTCATCAGGCCGCGCAGCTCGAATGCGTCGTTGACGACCAGCACGCGCTCGAGGCGGTGATCGTGCATCAGTCGCTCGGCATCGGCCGGCGAGGCGCCCTCACGCACCGTGATGAGCTTGTCCTTCGGCGTCATGATCACGCGCACCGGCTCGTCCAGGCGGCTCTCGAAACGCAGGTCGCGATTGGTGACGATACCGATGAGCTGTGCGCCCTCGACCACCGGGAAACCGGAAATGCCATGCTGGCGCGACAGCGCGATCACGTCGCGCACCTTCATGTGCGGCGGGATCGTGATCGGGTCGCGCAGAACGCCCGACTCGAAGCGCTTGACCTTCGAGACTTCCCGCGCCTGCTCGGCCGGCTTCAAATTCTTGTGAATGATGCCGATGCCACCCTGCTGCGCCATGGCAATGGCCAGACGCGCTTCGGTCACCGTATCCATGGCGGCCGACAGCAAAGGCATGTTCAGGGTGATGTTGCGCGTGAGCTTGGTTTTCAGGCTGGTGTCGCGCGGGAGAACGGCAGAGTAGGCCGGGACGAGGAGCACGTCATCGAATGTGAGTGCTTTTTGGATCAGACGCATGGCAAATCCTATAGGCGCAAAACCGAATTATACAGAAATCGCGAACCGCATGGCACGTCCGCCCCACATGTCAAGGGGCTTTTTCCCGAGCCGTCGCCCACCGATGCCAACGAACGCCAATCATTGCCATCGACGCCCCGCGCGGCTGGCGCCCTAGCGCCCTAGCGCCCTAGCGCCCTAGCCCCTAGCCCCTAGCCCCTAGCTCCTAGCTCCTAGCTCCTAGCTCCTAGCTCCTAGCTCCTAGCTCCTAGCGCCATTGGGCCATTGGGCCGGCGCGCCTGCCAAATGCCGACATGGCGGCATTCCCGATAGCCCCGGGTGCCGGATTTCACAATAGCCGGACGCGAGGCGCGTGCTACGCTTGCGCCCGGCTCGTGCTGACTCGATGCAACGTCAATGATGGCGGGGACGGCACGAAACCCGGCATTTCGACATCACACCATTGGCAAGGCGCGCATGGGGCAAGGCATTTCATACGGATTGGCGGCAGGCGCCCTCTGGGGATTGGTCTTTCTGGCCCCGCGTCTGTTGCCCGGGTTTTCGCCGCTGGAGCTGTCCGCCGCACGATACGTCCTGTACGGGGTGGTGTCCGTAGTGTTGATCGCCCCGATCTGGGCGCGCCTGCGCCACAACATTACCCGCAGCGACTGGCGCGCGCTTTTCCGGCTGAGCCTGGTCGGCAACCTCATCTATTACCTGTTCGTCGCCGCTTCGGTACAGATGGCGGGCATCGCTCCGGCCTCGCTGATCGTCGGCGTGCTGCCGGTGACCGTCACGCTGGTTGGCAGTCGCGACCACGGCGCCCTGCCGCTGTCACGGCTTGCCGGACCGCTGGCGCTGGTCGCCGCCGGCATCGTCTGCATCAACGTGGACGTTTTCTCGCATGCCTCGACCCGTGGGGGCGACTGGCGTCTGACCCTCGCCGGGATTGTCTGCGCCATGGGCGCACTGGCCAGTTGGACCTGGTACGCGGTGGCCAACGCCCGGTATCTGGCGCGGTTCGGGCATTTCACCAGCCGGGAATGGTCGCTGCTCACCGGCGTGGCCACGGGTGCGCTGGCCCTCGTGCTGGCGATACCGGCCGCGCTGATGCCGCATCCGGTCGCGACGGATGCGCCACGGGACTGGCAGATGTTCCTGCTGGTGAATGCTGCCGTAGCAGTGGGGGCATCGACGATCGGCAACGCGTTCTGGAATGCGGCGAGCCGACGGCTGCCGCTCACCCTGTCGGGACAACTGATTGTGTTCGAGACGCTGTTCGCCCTGCTCTACGGCTTCATTTACGAACATCGCATGCCGCGATTGCTGGAACTCGCTGCCATTGTCCTGCTGCTGGTCGGCGTCAGCGCTTCGGTTCGGCTGCATGCGCGAGGGTCGACCCATTGACGTTGAGCGCCCCGGAAGACGACCGCACGGAACACTTGTCCAGCGTGCTCGCCCGGTTTCGGCCTGGCGCCGAATCGACCATGCGGCATCCCGGAGGGCTTAGCTGCCGCGGCGACTCCCGAGCCACTTCTGCCCTTCGCGGCTGCCTTCGTTGCGCACCTTTTCGACCCGCCGTTGACGGGCCACTTTCGGGTCGGCTCTGAGCGCCCGGTAGATCTCCACTCGATCACCCGACTCAACCGCCGCATCGAGCGCACGCACCTTTCCGAATACACCGACCTTCATGCGCGCGAGATCCAACTCGGGGAACCGCTGCAACAGGCCGCTGCGCTCGATCGCCTCGCGCATGGTGCCGCCCTGCGGCACCGCAACGGCGACGATCGTTTGCTGATCGGGCAGCGCATAGCAGACTTCGACGTGAAACTCACTTGGCATAGACCGTCTCCGCACGTTTGACGAAGGCGTCGACGAACGTGTTGGCGATGTGACTGAACACCGGACCGATCACCTTCTCGAGCAGGAAATTCGCGAATTCGTAGTGAAGGCCGAACTCGATCTTGCAGGCGTTTTCGCGCAGCGCCGTGAATTTCCACGTACCGTGAAAACGCTTGAACGGCCCTTCGACGAACGTCATCTGAATCGAATGCGGACGCTCCTGCAGATTGCGGGTCGCGAACGAATGCTTCAGCCCCTTGAAGTCAATGATCAGCGACGCCTCCATGCTGTGCTCGTCCTGATGTCGAATTTCGACACCACCGCACCAGGGCAGGAATTTGGGGTAATCGGCGACATTGGTCACCAGGTCGTACATTTGCTCATCGGAGAAATGCACGAGAACGGTTTTACTGACTTCGGCCATCGTCTGTCGGGCGAGGCGAACACATGGCGCGGGCACCGATACGGAATCGATCCGCACGCGTCGCAAGCCGCCTCTTGCCGAGACTCTTTGTTAAAATCGCTATTTTACCCGAGCCCGACTCACCGGGTCCGACCAAGTTACCCGCCAAGGATCCATGAGCATCATCGACAACAAGAAAGCCTTCTTCGACTACTTCATCGAGGAGCGATACGAAGCCGGGATCGCGCTCGAAGGGTGGGAAGTCAAGGCCATCCGCGCCGGGCGGGCGCAGATCAAGGAAGGTTACGTCGTCATCAAGAACGGCGAAATCTTTCTGATCGGCGCGCACATCAGCCCACTGACCTCGACGTCGACGCACGTCAAGGCAGACCCGGTGCGCACGCGCAAGCTCCTGCTCAAGGCCGACGAGATCAAGAAACTTATCGGCAAGGTGGAGCAACGCGGCTACACGCTCGTCCCGATCAACCTGCACTACAGCAAAGGGCTCGTGAAATGCGAGATCGGGCTGGCCAAGGGCAAGAAGCTGCATGACAAGCGCGAGACGGAGAAGCAGCGTGACTGGGAGCGCGAAAAGGCGCGCCTGATGCGCACCCCGACCTGACGCGTCGTCAGCGACATCCTTTGAGCGAACCGCGACGCGAGCCGCCGCGTCGCGCCAAAAAGCAACGGCCCATATCGCGCTATGGGCCGTTTTTCTTGATATCGGGCCTTCAGCCCTTCCGGCAATTCGCGGCGGCGATTATCGACGCGCGCCGGCATTGCCGAAGCCGCCGGGCGTGCCGTCGACGGGTGCGCTCGAACCACCCTCCGCACCACGCACGATCTTGAGCGCCGAGGCGATCATGCCACTCATGTCCGACAGATTGCCAGGCACGATCAGCGTGTTGTTGGTCCTGGCAATCTTGCTGAAGGCGTCAACGTACTGCTCGGCAACCTTCAGGTTGACGGCCTCCATGCCACCCTGCGTCTGAATCGCCGTCGCGATCTTGTGGATGGCTTCGGCATTGGCTTCGGCCACCGCGAGAATCGCTGCCGCCTCGCCCTGCGCCTGATTGATGGCCGCCTGCCGCTCGCCCTCGGACTTCTGGATCGCCGCCTCCCGAGCACCCGACGCCAGGTTGATCTGCTCCTGCTTCTTGCCCTCGGACGCCGCGATCAATGCGCGCTTCTCGCGCTCCGCCGTGATCTGGGCCTGCATGGCGTGGAGAATCTCCTTCGGCGGCGTGAGATCCTTGATTTCGTAGCGGAGCACCTTCACGCCCCAGTTCGACGCCGCCTCGTCGAGCGCATTCACCACGCTGTGGTTAATGAACTCGCGCTCCTCGAACGTCTTGTCGAGCTCGAGTTTGCCGATCACGCTACGCAACGTCGTTTGCGCCAACTGCGTGATCGCGACAATGAAGTTGCTGGAACCATACGACGCCTTCATCGGGTCCGTCACCTGGAAGTACAGAATCCCGTCGACCTGCAGCTGCGTGTTGTCCTTGGTGATGCAGATCTGGCTCGGCACATCGAGCGGCACTTCCTTGAGCAGGTGCTTGTATGCGACGCGATCGACGAACGGCACGACGATCGACAGGCCCGGTGTGAGCGTCGCGTGATACTTCCCGAGACGCTCCACCACCCACGCGTGTTGTTGAGGCACGATCTTGATCGAACGTGCCGCGATGATCACGGCGATGATGAAGAGAATAAACGCGACGTTGGATAACATGTTTCCCCCAGAAAGCGCCCGCGATACACGGCGGGCCGGTTGACTTC belongs to Pandoraea pnomenusa and includes:
- the guaA gene encoding glutamine-hydrolyzing GMP synthase yields the protein MHDKILILDFGSQVTQLIGRRVREAHVYCEIHPNDVSDEFIREFNPKAIILSGSHASTYEDQDLRAPQAVWDLGVPVLGICYGMFAMTVQLGGQVEASNHREFGYAEVRAHGHTPLLDGIEDFRTAEGHGMLKVWMSHGDKVTRLPEGFALMASTPSCPIAGMADVKRHYYAVQFHPEVTHTVKGRELLERFVLEIAGAKPDWIMRDHIEEAVKAIREQVGDEEVILGLSGGVDSSVAAALIHRAIGDQLTCVFVDHGLLRLNEGQMVMEMFQGRLHAKVVHVDASEQFMGHLKGVTDPEQKRKIIGREFVEVFQAEAKKLKNAKWLAQGTIYPDVIESGGAKTKKATTIKSHHNVGGLPETLGLKLLEPLRDLFKDEVRELGVALGLPHDMVYRHPFPGPGLGVRILGEVKRDYADLLRRADAIFIEELRNTVEPNTGKTWYELTSQAFAVFLPVKSVGVMGDGRTYEWVVALRAVQTQDFMTAHWAHLPHELLGKVSNRIINEVRGLNRVVYDISGKPPATIEWE
- the guaB gene encoding IMP dehydrogenase, whose protein sequence is MRLIQKALTFDDVLLVPAYSAVLPRDTSLKTKLTRNITLNMPLLSAAMDTVTEARLAIAMAQQGGIGIIHKNLKPAEQAREVSKVKRFESGVLRDPITIPPHMKVRDVIALSRQHGISGFPVVEGAQLIGIVTNRDLRFESRLDEPVRVIMTPKDKLITVREGASPADAERLMHDHRLERVLVVNDAFELRGLMTVKDITKATEYPLASKDEHGKLRVGAAVGVGPENEERVELLVAAGVDVIVVDTAHGHSQGVLDRVQWVKKHFPQIEVVGGNIATASAAVALVEHGADAVKVGIGPGSICTTRIVAGVGVPQITAIANVAEALKDTGVPLIADGGIRYSGDVAKALAAGAHTVMMGSMFSGTEEAPGEVFLYQGRSYKSYRGMGSVGAMKDGAADRYFQDPANNADKLVPEGIEGRVAYKGSVNAILHQLTGGIRSSMGYLGCPTIQDLHEKAEFVQITAAGMRESHVHDVQIMKEAPNYHVE
- a CDS encoding DMT family transporter → MGQGISYGLAAGALWGLVFLAPRLLPGFSPLELSAARYVLYGVVSVVLIAPIWARLRHNITRSDWRALFRLSLVGNLIYYLFVAASVQMAGIAPASLIVGVLPVTVTLVGSRDHGALPLSRLAGPLALVAAGIVCINVDVFSHASTRGGDWRLTLAGIVCAMGALASWTWYAVANARYLARFGHFTSREWSLLTGVATGALALVLAIPAALMPHPVATDAPRDWQMFLLVNAAVAVGASTIGNAFWNAASRRLPLTLSGQLIVFETLFALLYGFIYEHRMPRLLELAAIVLLLVGVSASVRLHARGSTH
- a CDS encoding RnfH family protein; the encoded protein is MPSEFHVEVCYALPDQQTIVAVAVPQGGTMREAIERSGLLQRFPELDLARMKVGVFGKVRALDAAVESGDRVEIYRALRADPKVARQRRVEKVRNEGSREGQKWLGSRRGS
- a CDS encoding type II toxin-antitoxin system RatA family toxin, yielding MAEVSKTVLVHFSDEQMYDLVTNVADYPKFLPWCGGVEIRHQDEHSMEASLIIDFKGLKHSFATRNLQERPHSIQMTFVEGPFKRFHGTWKFTALRENACKIEFGLHYEFANFLLEKVIGPVFSHIANTFVDAFVKRAETVYAK
- a CDS encoding SPFH domain-containing protein; translation: MLSNVAFILFIIAVIIAARSIKIVPQQHAWVVERLGKYHATLTPGLSIVVPFVDRVAYKHLLKEVPLDVPSQICITKDNTQLQVDGILYFQVTDPMKASYGSSNFIVAITQLAQTTLRSVIGKLELDKTFEEREFINHSVVNALDEAASNWGVKVLRYEIKDLTPPKEILHAMQAQITAEREKRALIAASEGKKQEQINLASGAREAAIQKSEGERQAAINQAQGEAAAILAVAEANAEAIHKIATAIQTQGGMEAVNLKVAEQYVDAFSKIARTNNTLIVPGNLSDMSGMIASALKIVRGAEGGSSAPVDGTPGGFGNAGARR